From a region of the Castanea sativa cultivar Marrone di Chiusa Pesio chromosome 10, ASM4071231v1 genome:
- the LOC142614308 gene encoding zinc finger BED domain-containing protein RICESLEEPER 1-like has product MRYLEYCFGTLYESQKAVDMAKRIKAVLMDLYNAYAQNQVGSSSASVAAQGQGQKPSGSMEGDDSSVVDAKAMRMMGFKEHLKGIDSSNIKSEVDKYLLESCEDVFDDNFDILAWWKVNSPRYRVLSKVAQHVLAIPVSTVASESAFSTAGRVLDPFRSSLSPLMVEALICGQNWLHPSSAPICLRAAMDDVEEFEKLDGELVNDAATSELGMSTPTPIDIDG; this is encoded by the exons ATGAGGTATCTTGAGTACTGTTTTGGTACTTTGTATGAGAGTCAAAAGGCTGTTGATATGGCAAAAAGAATAAAGGCTGTTTTGATGGATTTATATAATGCCTATGCTCAAAATCAAGTGGGGAGTAGTAGTGCAAGTGTTGCTGCACAAGGCCAAGGCCAAAAACCAAGTGGATCAATGGAGGGAGATGATTCTAGTGTGGTTGATGCGAAGGCAATGAGGATGATGGGATTTAAGGAGCACTTGAAGGGTATTGATTCTTCAAATATCAAATCAGAGGTTGATAAATACTTGTTAGAGAGTTGTGAAGATGTCTTTGatgataattttgatattttggcttGGTGGAAGGTTAATTCTCCACGATACCGTGTCCTTTCAAAAGTTGCACAACATGTTCTTGCAATTCCGGTATCCACTGTGGCCTCAGAATCTGCCTTTAGTACGGCTGGTCGTGTCCTTGATCCCTTTCGGAGTTCATTGTCTCCACTTATGGTGGAAGCCCTCATTTGTGGTCAAAATTGGCTCCATCCTTCATCGGCTCCAATCTGCCTTCGTGCTGCCATGGATGATGTTGAGGAGTTTGAAAAGCTTGATGGAG aaCTTGTGAATGATGCTGCTACATCGGAACTAGGCATGTCCACACCAACACCTATTGACATTGATGGTTGA